Proteins found in one candidate division KSB1 bacterium genomic segment:
- the nadA gene encoding quinolinate synthase NadA has product MPIEETTVGQTLEKMRAMLRDIVPEAELRIKAELVYEINRLKKERNAVILGHNYMEPALYHTVADFVGDSLELSRRAATTDKDIIVFCGVRFMGETAKILNPSKTVLVPSPKAGCSLAESITAEDVRRLRKMYPGVPVVSYVNTYADVKAESDICCTSGNAAAVVESLGAESIIFLPDEYLASNVAKETGLDIIFPLKNPRVLRRNPDNLRYVIIGWKGRCEVHEKFTVQDIKAVRKQFPDAVILAHPECSPQVVAAADFSGSTSAMIKYVKSSPAKRYLLLTECAMGENIAAENPDKEMLRLCSVRCPHMNEITLEMTLEALRKTQYIIEVPEAISRRARLALERMIAIG; this is encoded by the coding sequence ATGCCGATCGAAGAGACGACTGTCGGTCAAACACTCGAAAAAATGCGGGCAATGTTGCGGGACATTGTGCCGGAGGCGGAGTTGCGCATTAAAGCCGAGCTGGTCTACGAAATTAATCGTCTAAAAAAGGAACGCAACGCCGTTATTCTTGGTCACAATTACATGGAGCCGGCACTTTACCATACAGTTGCCGATTTTGTCGGGGATTCTTTAGAGCTCTCGCGCCGCGCCGCAACGACGGACAAAGACATCATCGTCTTTTGCGGCGTGCGCTTTATGGGCGAAACGGCCAAAATTCTCAATCCAAGCAAGACAGTGCTCGTTCCCTCGCCCAAAGCCGGATGTTCCTTGGCGGAAAGCATCACGGCCGAGGATGTGCGTCGGCTGCGTAAAATGTACCCCGGCGTTCCGGTGGTCAGCTATGTCAATACTTATGCGGATGTTAAAGCAGAAAGCGACATCTGCTGCACAAGCGGCAATGCGGCGGCGGTTGTCGAATCGCTGGGAGCCGAATCGATCATTTTTTTGCCGGATGAATATCTTGCAAGCAACGTTGCTAAAGAGACCGGCCTAGATATTATTTTTCCGCTAAAGAATCCCCGCGTACTGCGTCGAAATCCCGACAACCTGCGCTACGTGATCATCGGCTGGAAAGGCCGCTGCGAAGTGCACGAAAAATTCACCGTTCAGGACATCAAAGCGGTTCGCAAACAATTTCCGGACGCCGTGATTTTGGCGCATCCCGAATGCAGCCCCCAAGTCGTTGCCGCAGCGGATTTCAGCGGCAGCACCTCGGCAATGATCAAATACGTCAAATCCTCGCCGGCAAAACGGTATCTGCTGCTGACCGAATGCGCGATGGGCGAAAACATCGCTGCTGAAAACCCCGATAAAGAGATGTTGCGATTGTGCAGCGTTCGGTGTCCGCATATGAATGAAATCACGCTCGAAATGACGTTGGAAGCGCTGCGGAAAACTCAATATATCATCGAAGTGCCGGAAGCAATCAGTCGCCGAGCCCGCCTCGCCTTGGAACGCATGATCGCCATCGGCTGA
- a CDS encoding CHAT domain-containing protein, with amino-acid sequence MKFLRYGHFAVYLLLTALCSPFSIRAKEAATPISPNYTSPCTFEILLQNLQANPENYETYHRIYQHLAISGKTEQAAVFRKVAKTDAGRQYARWMQARLAVLNGKPAAALRDYRKAMAIERPPYELLAEYVELSHVEGREFLPLPSPEGQSAVLFACAYACCLEGLFRKADSLFLCIDDSNAWEILHYHGRNLIFLDRDESADSLFRKGFQWARNADNPRLQALFALDCFYTCRSDEEAFWLAAAQQAAETACDPEMTVKIKKYQAYLERKQGHHDSALKLLDEAIQIANQLGKNWELAELLLQKAETHYRIYQVSEALTAAEQSRRLSQRIKDRYHQAGAEEMRGKIYEFFQLYDLAELHYKRALEIFAQIDAPQKTARLRRALRSLELQRSTYDRVISTYSGLLREKPSPQNSNAIITGLLELGRAYLLAGKADSSLPAYERALAAAKAFGSANQQAWAMAGSALARFARGDTAVAVPLALQVLKSAEILHSPQLALMMYAELGHFKRRAGNDSAAVAFYRRALELVESFRESLLAEQLRQEFLSSCRWRIYESLLESLGRRFLETGEHNLLDEIYQIFELMLARALKDRLSSAGRSPQNSAEEEYYRNICRLFTATQTALRHASADSVHEVNRLLQELDEQKRLLLSVRIEAENRIRTLRQPRRHLTLDEVRSRLSNQTLVLYYLGDDLSFALAVQADKAALIPLPVNRHMAAARRDSLLRPFYAANEQNLPHLPFNAGAAHRFYCDLLQPVITAFPQSENFVIIPCSEQAALPFELLLTRMPQKEFYSPCDEPEYADAFAVNRFVFSYAPSATFLQHSCRMPRIRKAMIVVNPLEKGSADDADLRAASYAASPLPFAVKEGMAVKKLLPKAVVLKETKASETEVKRTVGDCAVIHFATHTFIDPTSEAFSGLILASSAIDDGLLMGYEIIDLPLGSHLVVLSACESGKGTIIRGEGMLGLPRLFLAAGAATVVMAHWKVEDRFTAQFMPLFYGELCRHKKPAAAALQETKRQILKSRERLNGLYPQHPFFWAAFSLYGNPQTLVEGQGRGNRWLLPTVILAVLCLGGWLVKGRLRFISRWRSCVPRRGGLGD; translated from the coding sequence ATGAAATTTTTAAGGTACGGACATTTTGCGGTCTATCTACTGCTCACGGCTCTTTGCAGCCCTTTCTCAATTCGGGCGAAAGAGGCCGCTACACCTATTAGTCCCAATTACACCTCTCCTTGTACTTTTGAAATTTTGTTGCAAAATCTGCAGGCGAACCCTGAAAATTACGAAACTTATCACCGCATTTATCAGCATTTGGCAATCTCAGGCAAAACGGAGCAGGCAGCCGTTTTCCGTAAAGTCGCAAAGACTGATGCGGGCAGACAATATGCCCGATGGATGCAGGCTCGTCTGGCAGTGCTGAACGGCAAACCTGCAGCAGCGCTGCGCGATTACCGCAAAGCGATGGCGATAGAGAGACCTCCTTATGAGTTGTTGGCTGAATACGTAGAACTGTCTCATGTCGAAGGTCGGGAATTCCTGCCGTTACCTTCACCGGAAGGTCAGTCTGCAGTACTGTTCGCATGCGCTTACGCCTGCTGTCTGGAAGGACTCTTCCGCAAAGCCGATTCCCTTTTTCTCTGCATCGATGATTCGAATGCCTGGGAAATCCTCCATTACCACGGAAGAAATCTGATCTTTCTCGATCGCGACGAGTCCGCCGATTCCCTCTTTCGAAAGGGATTTCAGTGGGCACGGAATGCCGACAACCCTCGTCTGCAGGCATTGTTTGCGTTGGACTGCTTTTATACCTGTCGATCGGATGAGGAAGCGTTTTGGCTCGCTGCCGCGCAGCAGGCTGCCGAGACGGCCTGCGATCCGGAAATGACGGTCAAAATCAAAAAGTATCAGGCCTACCTGGAGCGTAAACAAGGGCATCACGACTCCGCCCTAAAGCTGTTGGATGAGGCAATTCAGATTGCGAACCAACTGGGGAAAAACTGGGAACTGGCTGAACTGCTTTTGCAAAAAGCCGAAACGCACTACCGTATTTATCAGGTTTCCGAAGCTCTGACAGCGGCTGAGCAAAGCCGCCGCTTAAGCCAAAGGATCAAAGATCGGTATCATCAAGCCGGCGCAGAGGAGATGCGCGGCAAAATCTATGAATTTTTTCAGCTCTATGATCTTGCCGAACTGCATTATAAGCGCGCCCTGGAGATTTTTGCCCAAATCGACGCTCCCCAAAAAACGGCTCGTCTTCGTCGGGCTCTGCGCTCCCTGGAGCTGCAACGGTCTACTTATGATCGCGTCATCTCGACTTACAGCGGACTTTTACGGGAGAAACCCTCTCCTCAAAACAGCAATGCTATCATCACCGGCCTGTTGGAGTTAGGAAGAGCCTATCTGCTTGCCGGAAAAGCGGATTCTTCGCTTCCGGCGTACGAAAGGGCTTTGGCGGCGGCCAAGGCCTTCGGCTCCGCCAACCAGCAGGCCTGGGCTATGGCGGGGAGCGCTCTGGCCCGATTTGCCCGCGGCGATACAGCCGTAGCCGTACCGTTGGCCCTTCAAGTGCTCAAAAGCGCCGAAATCCTGCATTCCCCGCAGCTGGCGCTGATGATGTATGCCGAACTGGGGCACTTTAAACGCCGCGCTGGTAACGATTCCGCCGCCGTCGCCTTCTATCGTCGCGCTCTCGAACTGGTCGAGTCCTTTCGCGAATCTCTTTTGGCCGAACAGCTGCGCCAAGAGTTCCTCTCTTCCTGCAGATGGAGAATTTACGAGTCTCTTCTCGAAAGTCTCGGCCGACGTTTCCTGGAGACCGGCGAGCATAATTTACTCGATGAAATCTATCAGATATTCGAGCTCATGTTGGCCAGAGCTTTGAAGGATCGGCTAAGCAGCGCCGGACGTTCTCCGCAAAATTCGGCTGAAGAAGAGTATTACCGCAACATATGTCGACTCTTTACAGCAACACAAACGGCTTTACGTCATGCAAGCGCCGATTCCGTGCATGAAGTCAATCGATTGTTGCAGGAATTGGATGAGCAAAAGCGCTTGCTGCTATCGGTACGGATCGAGGCCGAAAATCGGATCAGAACGCTTCGGCAACCAAGGCGGCATTTGACGCTCGACGAGGTTCGCTCCCGATTGTCCAACCAAACTTTAGTGCTCTATTATTTGGGTGATGACCTCTCTTTCGCCTTGGCAGTGCAGGCAGATAAAGCTGCTCTTATACCTCTCCCGGTCAATAGGCACATGGCCGCTGCACGCCGGGATTCTTTGTTGCGACCCTTTTATGCGGCGAACGAGCAGAACCTGCCGCACCTGCCCTTTAACGCCGGAGCCGCCCATCGCTTCTATTGCGATTTGCTGCAGCCCGTCATTACAGCGTTTCCCCAGTCGGAAAATTTCGTCATTATTCCCTGTTCCGAACAGGCTGCTCTACCGTTCGAGCTCCTATTGACTCGCATGCCGCAAAAGGAGTTTTATTCGCCATGTGACGAACCCGAATATGCCGATGCTTTTGCCGTTAATCGATTTGTTTTCTCTTATGCACCCTCGGCAACTTTTCTGCAGCACTCCTGCCGCATGCCTCGCATCAGGAAAGCGATGATTGTCGTCAATCCGCTGGAGAAGGGAAGCGCCGATGATGCGGATTTGCGTGCCGCCTCTTATGCGGCTTCACCGCTCCCCTTTGCTGTAAAAGAAGGCATGGCCGTCAAGAAACTGCTGCCTAAGGCGGTCGTTCTGAAGGAAACCAAAGCCTCTGAAACCGAGGTCAAACGAACTGTCGGCGACTGCGCAGTCATTCATTTCGCCACCCATACATTTATCGATCCGACCTCCGAGGCTTTTTCCGGCCTTATATTGGCTTCTTCGGCGATCGACGACGGCCTGTTGATGGGGTATGAGATCATAGACTTGCCGTTGGGCAGCCATTTGGTCGTACTCAGCGCATGCGAGAGCGGAAAGGGCACTATCATTCGCGGTGAGGGAATGCTGGGGCTGCCGCGGCTTTTTCTGGCGGCCGGCGCAGCGACGGTCGTCATGGCGCACTGGAAAGTAGAAGACCGCTTTACCGCGCAGTTCATGCCGCTCTTTTATGGTGAGCTTTGTCGACACAAGAAACCGGCGGCTGCCGCTTTACAGGAAACGAAGCGGCAGATCCTGAAAAGCCGCGAGCGACTGAACGGCCTATATCCTCAGCATCCTTTTTTTTGGGCGGCCTTTTCACTCTACGGCAACCCTCAAACTCTAGTCGAGGGCCAAGGGCGGGGTAATCGATGGCTGTTGCCGACTGTTATCCTTGCCGTCTTATGCTTGGGGGGATGGCTTGTGAAGGGGAGATTGCGCTTTATCAGCCGATGGCGATCATGCGTTCCAAGGCGAGGCGGGCTCGGCGACTGA